The proteins below come from a single Dermatophagoides farinae isolate YC_2012a chromosome 7, ASM2471394v1, whole genome shotgun sequence genomic window:
- the LOC124496565 gene encoding uncharacterized protein LOC124496565 codes for MASMFGDILRMASDLIKSFVLESMVPMIVAAPPTSPMLAKQLQNIIEKEWITIITFVMMLPLQIIYFLWFLSGGPLMNFSFLTRYFTYIQVAIFIIVMALFRTILVITLTENHSGTNDLNPNRIKSKFRCTPSDMHTTTASSSTTTTIINESAARFTPKKENSKTKKF; via the coding sequence aTGGCATCAATGTTTGGCGATATTCTACGTATGGCTAGtgatttgatcaaatcgTTTGTATTGGAATCGATGGTGCCAATGATTGTGGCCGCACCGCCAACATCACCAATGTTGGCCAAACAATTACAgaatataattgaaaaagaatggaTCACAATCATAACGTTTGTAATGATGTTACCATTACAAATTATTTACTTTCTTTGGTTTCTATCCGGTGGtccattgatgaatttttcatttcttacCAGATATTTTACCTATATCCAGGTGGCAATATTTATCATTGTAATGGCATTATTTCGTACAATTCTAGTGATAACATTGACTGAAAATCATTCCGGTACTAATGATTTGAACccaaatcgaataaaatcaaaatttcgtTGTACACCATCGGATATGCATACTACTACTGCTAGTAGTAgtactactaccaccataATCAATGAAAGTGCAGCAAGATTTACaccgaaaaaagaaaattcaaagacgaaaaaattttaa